The Alteromonas mediterranea DE genome contains the following window.
TGGCTCTTCTTCTATCAATGGCATGGTGTATGTGCGCGGACATGCAAAAGACTTTGATGAATGGGAAGCCCACGGCGCAGAAGGCTGGAATTACCAAGCCTGTCTCCCGTATTTTCAAAAAGCTGAAACCTGGTACAAAGGCAATGATGCTTACCGTGGCGGCAATGGCGAACTGGGCGTCAATAACGGTAATGAAATGAAGAACCCGCTTTACACGGCCTTCATTAAAGCCGGCGAACAAGCAGGCTATGACATTACAAGCGACTACAACGCCAAGCAACAAGAGGGCTTTGGCCCTATGCACATGACCGTTAAAGATGGCGTGCGCAGTTCTGCGAGTCGCGAATACCTAGACCCTGTTAAACACCGTAAGAATTTGACCATCGTAACAGGCGCACTGGTAACTAAAGTTGTGCTAGAAGACAAAGTGGCTAAAGGCGTTGAGTATGTGGTTAACGGTAAAACCGAAACGGCACGTACGTCTAACGAAGTTATTTTAAGCGCGGGCTCAATTGGCTCACCACATATCCTTCAATTGTCAGGTATTGGTGATAGCGAAGCCTTAGCCAAAGCGGGAATTGACGTAAAACATCACCTGCCGGGCGTGGGTCAGAATTTGCAAGATCACTTGGAGTTTTACTTCCAATATAAATGCAAACAACCGATTACGCTAAACCGCAAACTAGGTCTTATTTCAAAGGGCCTTATTGGTGCCCGTTGGTTGCTAAACCGCTCTGGTTTAGGAGCAACAAATCATTTCGAATCGTGCGCTTTTATCCGTTCTAAGGCCGATGTGGAATGGCCTGACATTCAATACCACTTCTTGCCTGCGGCCATTCGCTATGACGGAAAGTCAGCGTTTGACGGCGATGGCTTCCAAGTTCACGTAGGGCATAACAAGCCTAAAAGTCGAGGCAGCGTCACTATTCAGTCAGCCGACCCAACGGTGCCGCCTAAGATTTTGTTCAACTACCTACAGCACCAAGATGATATTGAAGGGTTTAGAGCATGCGTAAGACTTACAAGAGAAATTATCGCTCAGTCAGCATTCGACGACTTCAGAGACGGCGAAATACAGCCTGGCGAACACATTCAGACGGATGAAGAAATAGACGCCTTTGTACGTGAAGCTGTTGAAAGCGCCTACCACCCATCGTGTTCTTGCAAAATGGGCGAAGACGACATGGCGGTCGTGAACTCACAAACGAAAGTTCACGGCATTAAAGGCCTGCGAGTGGTCGATTCATCTATTTTCCCAACTATTCCAAACGGCAACTTGAATGCGCCAACCATTATGGTGGCAGAAAAAGCTGCGGATATGATTTTGGGTAAGCCGGCGCTGCCATCACAGGACGTACCTGTGTCTATTCACCCGAATTGGCAAACCGAACAGCGCTAATTATTTCATTCTATTTTGCACCAATGCGCTTGTAGTTACTTCAAGCGCATCATCCACAGTGCCTATATGTCGCCTTTATATGGCTGATGCATAGCTGGGTGGGCTGTTTAATAACTAAAAAAGGAAAAAACATGTTACATTTTTATCAATACTGGGAGGGTGATAATGACAGTATGGCTTAGTGCAGGCATTATTTTTACCCTACTTTCTGTCGCGTACATTTTGTTTAAATGGGGCAACATGAAAGTGGTTGGCGTAACGCCAGTTAGAACCTTTACCTTTATTGCTATTCTTTTCACCTCAGGTTTAGACGTGGGCCTTATCATGTTCCCGCTAACCGAATTTGCAGGTTATGCTGACATAAGCGCAAGTCCTGAATATGCATTCACCAACCCACTCGCTATCGAGTTCGGCTTTTGGGGTTTCTTAATTTGGGGGTTCTACTTTCTTACTTGCTTTTATTTCTGCGTAATCGAACCCAAGGTTAAATTCTTTGAAAACCCTGTTGTTAAGCTAGTTAACAACGTTGTGATCATTGGCACCTGTGCTTTCACGGCATTTTTGTTGCTCTCGAACCTACCTTGGTATCTGCCCTCTGTCGGTGACGGTGAATCTATCGTACCCGCCTTTTACCTGATTGTTTTCGCGGCCATTGCGTTTGCGGTTTACTCAAGTACAAGCATTAAGTATGTACGTATTTTAAGCCTAACCACAACGTGGGTGTTTATTGCCTTAATTGTTGGCATGTGGGCCGGCGCATTCATATTTGGCGAAAGCAAAATGATGGCGTATTTCACCAATCTAGGTCTTATTGGTGGCTACTTTGCTAACATTGATAACTTTGTATTGCCTATCAATGAATATCATGCATTTTATCTGTTCTGGTGGTTTAGTTGGAGCATAATGATCGGCCAATTTACATCTCGATTTGTAGGCGGCCTTAGAACCTATCAAGTGTTACTGGCAATGATGGTCATTCCGTCTATTCCTATCGCAGCTTGGTTCTCTGTGCTTTACCATTATCACAGCGCAGGGATCCCAACGGAAGGTATCACTAATTTAGCGATGGTTTTTGTCGGCGTTGTGTTTGTAATCAACTCTCTTGATTCATTAATAAGGCTTTACACAGATAACCTCAACATATCGGTTGAACGTATAGGCAAGACCAATTACATCGCCTTGAATATCGTTGCACTGTCGCTGCTAACGTTATTATTCAAATTAGATTTCTTGCAAATCCAGTGGGTTGGCGCGCTAGTTATTGCCATATTCTTTAGCTGCTTTGCTTTCATTCTAAGTCAGAAGTTTAAATCGGTAACGGCGATTAAAACCTCGCCGAAAGAAAACAAAATCGACTTTACGAAAATAGAAAATCTTAACTAATTAACGCAATTTATCGCTTCCCACTTTTTGTTCCCATTGGCTCAGTAATGAGCCAACGGGGCAAGTCTTGCCTATCGGAAGACATCTAAAGGGTGTTAATTGAGAAGCGAATACAAACAATGATAAAAACAGGTGTTTAACAATGAAAAAACCGTATGCGTCTTTAACATCTTCTTGTGTATTCACTGCTGCTATTGCGGCAACACTTTATTCATCAGCATCTTTCGCAGATTGGAGCGCGAACATCTCAGCGGTTTCTGACTATACCTTTAACGGAGTCAGCCAGACCCAAAATGATCCAGCGCTACAGGGCGGCGTTGATAAAGCATTCGAAAACGGAACTTACGCTGGCACGTGGGCATCTAACGTAGATTTTGGTGGCGACACCAACCTTGAATGGGACTTTTACGTAGGTAGCTATCAAATGGTTACCGACACCGTTAGCATCGACTACGGTATTGCCTACTACTCGTATCACGGTGGTGACAATTCAAGCGACGGTAACTACCCGGAAGTTTATACTAAATTTGGTTACGCTAACGATTACGGAAGTTCAGAGCTTAACTTTTGGTACACATGGGACTACTTTGGCACTGGCGCTAAACACGCTATCGCAATGGTTGCCCATACCTTCGAACTCGCCCCGAACCACTATTTACGCGCAAGTTTCGACGTGTCGAACTCGCTAGACAGCGACAAGTGGATTTGGCAAGACGATGAAACCTCGTTTTATCATTACCGCTTAGCTTATCAAACGAGTTACGAAGGGTTTGATTTCGAAATCGCGGCTGAAAATACTAACTTAGATTACGATACTGCTGATGAGCGTATTGTATTTGGTGTATCTAAAACGTTTAGCTTTTAAAGCCTGCTTTTAAGCACTATTTTCTAATATAGAAAACAAGGGCTAAGCATAAAGTTAACGCGTGCGCATGCCGTTATTAATGCGCACGCTTTTTATGGCTTTTCTTGTTGAATTATGCCGCTAAATAGTCGTTAAAACGACCACGCGATAAAGCGACTCACCTTACTGCCCTGCCCCATATCAATGACTTCACATTCACGTGCGCCGTAGTAATTAATGCTCGTTTTAAGTGGCTTTAAATGCGCGCTTTTCGATACCAAGCAGGTAAACCATTCAACATTGTCTTTTACGTTAACACTTTCTTTAATCATGCGTTGAATAAACGCAAGCTCGCCGCCTTCACACCACAGTTCGTTCGCTTGACCCGCAAAGTTTAGGTTGGCCTGTTTCGCGACATTTTCTGTAACCTTGTTATGCCCTTTTGATTTCGCGCTATGAGCGAACCCCTTTGGTGATTTTGCCGGTAGTTTGCCACCACGCTTGTGCTTATTACGGGCTAAATTTGATGTTTTTCGATGAGTGCCGAGTAACGCATCTTCTGCAGACTTATGAAAAGGTGGGTTACACATAGTAAAAGTGAAATGCTCGTTATCCTTAATAATACCCTCAAAAATATGTGCACTATCGGCTTGTTTTCGCACGCTAAATTTATTGGTTAGCCTTTTATTTTTGCTCGCTATTCGCGTAGCACTTTTAACCGCTTGGCCGTCTACATCACTGCCCACAAATTCCCAGTCATACGAGGCCACTCCAATAATGGGGTAAATTGCATTGGCACCCACGCCCACGTCTAGACCCCGAACAGCGTCTCGCTTTTCATCAGATTGATATAATAAATCGGCAATGCCGTGAATATAGTCGGCTCTACCTGGAACAGGCGGACACAAATATCCTTCCGGCATGTCCCAATATTCAAGCTTATAGTAGTGGAAAAGCAGCGCAGCGTTGAGCGCTTTTACCGCGTTGGGATTGGTAAAATCGATACTCGTTTTGCCACTTTTTGCGCGCACTAAGAAAGGTTTAAGTGCGGGATACGACTGGCACAGCGCATCCATGGGATAGCCGTTCTTGTGAAGATTTCTTGGGTGCATGAAGCGCTACTTTTTATTGGAAATTAGAAATTGAGACTGCACGTTATCATCGAGCAACTGGGCGCCACTGCCCCGGGCTGCCACTTTATCGTCGTTATTGTATAGCCTGCAGCGTTCTAATGACAAACACCCACAGCCAATACACCCCTCTAACGACGTTTTCAAACTAGTCAGCGCCGCTATTTTTGCTTCAAGAGGTTAAGGTAGTTTCATCAAGATAGCCACTCAATTGATTTATATATACAAAGCATAATTTACGTGTTAACGATATAAATAATAGACAGAAAATAGAAAAGTTATGAAAAAAATCAACGGAATGCATATGAACAAAGTTATATTTATTCTACTCACCCTCTTCAGTTTCAGTGCACTAGCTAACTCAGTTCTCTCAATGAAAGAACGTAGCGCATTAATTGACACTATTCTTGAGCAACGTTTCAGTGATGTACTCCCTGAAATTATGGAGCGTGAAGGCATCGACATGTGGGTGCTGATGTCACGAGAGTACAATGAAGATCCTGTTTTAAAGACCATGCTGCCCTCTACATGGCTAGCTGCTAGGCGCCATACCATGTTAGTCATTTATAATCCTGGGGATGGTCGCCCCCTTGAAAAGTTAGCAGTAGCTCGATACGCCGTAGGTTCACTATTTGAAAAGGCGTGGGACAAAGAAGCCCAACCTGATCAATGGCAAGCGTTGAAGCACATTATAGAATCGCGAAACCCAACGAAAATTGCCATCAATACTTCCGATGCTTTTGCCCTTGCAGACGGTATGACATCAACCGAATACAATAGGTTTATGGCCACACTATCTGATCAATTCAAACGTCGAGTGGTAAGCGGTGAAATGCTTGCTATTGGTTGGCTAGAGACGCGTAGTGAGTTAGAGATGAAGCACTACCCTGCTCTTGCGCAAATTGGCCATTCGCTTATCGCCACGGCATTTTCTAATGAAGTCATTACCCCTAATGTCACTACAACCGATGACGTGGTTTGGTGGCTTCGCGATCAAACTCGCGCACTAGGCTTAACCAACTGGTTCCACCCTACTGTTTCTATCCAACGTAAAGACAGCGAAGTTTTTGATCAAATCAGTGCGTTTAGTAAGCGCCCTGGCGAAAATATTATTCGACCTGGTGATTTAATTCACGTTGATTTTGGCATTACTTACCTTCGGCTTAACACTGATCAACAACAGCATGCTTACGTGCTAAAGCCCGGAGAAAAAGACGCACCAGCGTCACTCAAAAATGCGCTCAAAGCCGGTA
Protein-coding sequences here:
- the betA gene encoding choline dehydrogenase; translated protein: MQTFDYIIVGAGSAGCVLANRLSENPKHKVLLLETGGSDKSIFIKMPTALSIPMNTDKYAWQFNTEKEPYLNNREMHCPRGKVLGGSSSINGMVYVRGHAKDFDEWEAHGAEGWNYQACLPYFQKAETWYKGNDAYRGGNGELGVNNGNEMKNPLYTAFIKAGEQAGYDITSDYNAKQQEGFGPMHMTVKDGVRSSASREYLDPVKHRKNLTIVTGALVTKVVLEDKVAKGVEYVVNGKTETARTSNEVILSAGSIGSPHILQLSGIGDSEALAKAGIDVKHHLPGVGQNLQDHLEFYFQYKCKQPITLNRKLGLISKGLIGARWLLNRSGLGATNHFESCAFIRSKADVEWPDIQYHFLPAAIRYDGKSAFDGDGFQVHVGHNKPKSRGSVTIQSADPTVPPKILFNYLQHQDDIEGFRACVRLTREIIAQSAFDDFRDGEIQPGEHIQTDEEIDAFVREAVESAYHPSCSCKMGEDDMAVVNSQTKVHGIKGLRVVDSSIFPTIPNGNLNAPTIMVAEKAADMILGKPALPSQDVPVSIHPNWQTEQR
- a CDS encoding TorF family putative porin, with translation MKKPYASLTSSCVFTAAIAATLYSSASFADWSANISAVSDYTFNGVSQTQNDPALQGGVDKAFENGTYAGTWASNVDFGGDTNLEWDFYVGSYQMVTDTVSIDYGIAYYSYHGGDNSSDGNYPEVYTKFGYANDYGSSELNFWYTWDYFGTGAKHAIAMVAHTFELAPNHYLRASFDVSNSLDSDKWIWQDDETSFYHYRLAYQTSYEGFDFEIAAENTNLDYDTADERIVFGVSKTFSF
- a CDS encoding M24 family metallopeptidase; its protein translation is MHMNKVIFILLTLFSFSALANSVLSMKERSALIDTILEQRFSDVLPEIMEREGIDMWVLMSREYNEDPVLKTMLPSTWLAARRHTMLVIYNPGDGRPLEKLAVARYAVGSLFEKAWDKEAQPDQWQALKHIIESRNPTKIAINTSDAFALADGMTSTEYNRFMATLSDQFKRRVVSGEMLAIGWLETRSELEMKHYPALAQIGHSLIATAFSNEVITPNVTTTDDVVWWLRDQTRALGLTNWFHPTVSIQRKDSEVFDQISAFSKRPGENIIRPGDLIHVDFGITYLRLNTDQQQHAYVLKPGEKDAPASLKNALKAGNQLQDILTSNFKVGRTGNTILNMSRQQAIEQGITPAIYTHPLGFHGHAAGPTIGMWDAQEGVPIKGDYPMFAQTAYSIELNAASFIEKWNKKIRIMLEEDAFFDGKSVTYLDNRQTEFHLIHSGEAQ
- the rlmF gene encoding 23S rRNA (adenine(1618)-N(6))-methyltransferase RlmF; translation: MHPRNLHKNGYPMDALCQSYPALKPFLVRAKSGKTSIDFTNPNAVKALNAALLFHYYKLEYWDMPEGYLCPPVPGRADYIHGIADLLYQSDEKRDAVRGLDVGVGANAIYPIIGVASYDWEFVGSDVDGQAVKSATRIASKNKRLTNKFSVRKQADSAHIFEGIIKDNEHFTFTMCNPPFHKSAEDALLGTHRKTSNLARNKHKRGGKLPAKSPKGFAHSAKSKGHNKVTENVAKQANLNFAGQANELWCEGGELAFIQRMIKESVNVKDNVEWFTCLVSKSAHLKPLKTSINYYGARECEVIDMGQGSKVSRFIAWSF
- a CDS encoding quaternary ammonium permease, whose translation is MTVWLSAGIIFTLLSVAYILFKWGNMKVVGVTPVRTFTFIAILFTSGLDVGLIMFPLTEFAGYADISASPEYAFTNPLAIEFGFWGFLIWGFYFLTCFYFCVIEPKVKFFENPVVKLVNNVVIIGTCAFTAFLLLSNLPWYLPSVGDGESIVPAFYLIVFAAIAFAVYSSTSIKYVRILSLTTTWVFIALIVGMWAGAFIFGESKMMAYFTNLGLIGGYFANIDNFVLPINEYHAFYLFWWFSWSIMIGQFTSRFVGGLRTYQVLLAMMVIPSIPIAAWFSVLYHYHSAGIPTEGITNLAMVFVGVVFVINSLDSLIRLYTDNLNISVERIGKTNYIALNIVALSLLTLLFKLDFLQIQWVGALVIAIFFSCFAFILSQKFKSVTAIKTSPKENKIDFTKIENLN